The Streptomyces sp. NBC_01426 genome includes a region encoding these proteins:
- a CDS encoding DUF6292 family protein yields the protein MIRAGRLQHVQTMSDLADALGKKLVTVRNQKPYAAEGHPAPISSPSARNQLWDAEQTKAYYAGEPIPELPQVDDDEDLLDRHEAAELLSIAPVTWNTYKKDPDLAAGVVLVPAGPKGTEHWPRHLVLAYKNKRPGKAAGGGRPTGSGDMIPRDEILPRIAELLDADPAVKGEYVAETLGITFRPTAQSGLATLRGRRIADLVEKQPGLDLKDAARQLGYPATQVQADSMAIAVAERELRARKDQPYLQRTADFLAAAGIAQEVQVEMRQPDGEHVAAAVPLDTDQPAAAVVWDSRYGWRTATSRRHPIGKATDTPPEGEGIRYLGSGLRPEPEELLAALRDGRKGTKRPHPTP from the coding sequence ATGATCCGCGCCGGACGCCTGCAGCACGTCCAGACCATGTCCGACCTGGCCGATGCCCTCGGCAAGAAGCTCGTCACCGTCCGAAACCAGAAGCCGTACGCGGCCGAAGGCCACCCGGCGCCGATCAGCTCGCCCAGCGCCCGCAACCAGCTCTGGGACGCGGAGCAGACCAAGGCCTACTACGCCGGCGAACCCATCCCCGAGCTGCCCCAAGTCGACGACGACGAGGACCTCCTGGACCGCCACGAGGCCGCCGAACTGCTCAGCATCGCCCCCGTGACCTGGAACACCTACAAGAAGGACCCGGACCTGGCCGCCGGCGTCGTCCTCGTGCCCGCGGGCCCCAAGGGCACCGAGCACTGGCCCCGCCACCTGGTCCTCGCGTACAAGAACAAGCGCCCCGGCAAGGCCGCCGGCGGCGGCCGCCCCACGGGCAGCGGCGACATGATCCCCCGCGACGAGATCCTGCCGCGGATCGCCGAGCTCCTGGACGCCGACCCCGCCGTCAAGGGGGAGTACGTCGCCGAAACCCTCGGCATCACCTTCCGACCCACCGCACAGTCCGGCCTGGCCACCCTGCGCGGCCGGCGCATCGCCGACCTCGTCGAGAAGCAGCCAGGCCTGGACCTGAAGGACGCCGCCCGCCAGCTGGGCTACCCCGCAACCCAGGTCCAGGCCGACAGCATGGCCATCGCGGTCGCCGAACGGGAGCTGCGCGCACGCAAGGATCAGCCGTACCTGCAGCGGACCGCCGACTTCCTGGCCGCGGCCGGCATCGCCCAGGAAGTCCAGGTGGAGATGCGCCAGCCCGACGGAGAACACGTCGCCGCGGCCGTTCCGCTCGACACCGACCAGCCGGCCGCGGCCGTGGTGTGGGACTCCCGCTACGGATGGCGGACCGCCACCAGCCGCCGCCACCCCATCGGCAAGGCCACCGACACGCCGCCCGAGGGGGAGGGCATCCGCTACCTGGGCAGCGGGCTCCGCCCTGAGCCCGAAGAGCTCCTCGCCGCCCTGCGCGACGGACGCAAGGGCACCAAGCGCCCCCACCCCACGCCCTGA
- a CDS encoding ATP-dependent DNA ligase: MTLRPPVEPMLAQAAESVPTVVRDLAFEQKFDGHRALLFTPAEEGGRVQLQTRRGSLIQDRFPDLVAAAEQLPDRLVLDGELVVWDAEAGQLSFEGLQRRAAAGSRTAPGLAASLPAYFVAFDVLMADGVTLLTLPYRERRRRLEVLFAARALTAPWTLCPMTTDVAKAREWLESWTDVSGVEGLVVKGMNQRYLPGFRGWSKIQYR; this comes from the coding sequence GTGACGCTGAGACCACCGGTTGAGCCCATGCTGGCGCAGGCTGCGGAGTCGGTGCCGACTGTGGTGCGTGATCTTGCTTTTGAGCAGAAGTTCGACGGGCACCGCGCCCTGCTGTTCACCCCCGCCGAGGAGGGTGGCCGGGTCCAGTTGCAGACCCGCCGCGGATCGCTGATCCAGGACCGTTTCCCGGACTTGGTCGCTGCTGCGGAACAGCTCCCCGACAGGCTGGTTCTCGACGGCGAACTGGTGGTGTGGGACGCCGAGGCCGGGCAGCTCAGCTTCGAGGGTCTGCAGCGCCGGGCCGCCGCCGGCAGTCGCACCGCGCCCGGGCTGGCGGCCAGCCTGCCGGCCTACTTCGTGGCGTTCGACGTCTTGATGGCTGACGGGGTCACGCTGCTCACCCTGCCTTACAGGGAGCGTCGACGACGGTTGGAGGTGCTGTTCGCGGCCCGGGCCCTGACAGCCCCGTGGACGCTGTGCCCGATGACAACGGACGTGGCGAAGGCGCGGGAGTGGCTGGAGTCGTGGACCGACGTGTCCGGCGTTGAGGGCCTGGTCGTGAAAGGCATGAACCAGCGCTATCTGCCCGGATTTCGAGGCTGGTCCAAGATCCAATACCGTTAG
- a CDS encoding Pycsar system effector family protein has protein sequence MEQIQQLSQAAPTEARLAQARTEVIAEMGRTDAKASALLTVLGLPLAVLIATVPGHDLPVAATIAAGIGAAALAAAMLLVLLIVRPRLGGDVSGSYLHWATCTPEQAAADIATDRSAELIVVLSRIAARKFRALRLAIDITAAAVALLVLAGIIALAV, from the coding sequence ATGGAGCAGATCCAGCAGTTATCGCAGGCCGCCCCCACCGAGGCGCGCCTGGCCCAGGCCCGCACCGAGGTGATTGCCGAGATGGGCAGGACCGACGCCAAAGCGTCCGCGCTCCTGACCGTCCTCGGCCTCCCCCTCGCCGTCCTGATCGCCACCGTCCCCGGTCACGACCTCCCCGTCGCCGCCACCATCGCCGCCGGGATCGGCGCGGCCGCCCTGGCCGCCGCGATGCTCCTGGTCCTACTGATCGTCCGCCCCCGCCTCGGCGGCGACGTCAGCGGCTCCTACCTCCACTGGGCGACCTGCACGCCCGAACAGGCCGCCGCCGACATCGCCACCGACCGCAGCGCCGAACTGATCGTGGTCCTGTCCCGGATCGCCGCTCGGAAGTTCCGCGCGCTCCGGCTCGCCATCGACATCACCGCCGCTGCCGTCGCCCTGCTGGTCCTCGCCGGGATCATCGCCCTCGCCGTCTGA
- the dnaN gene encoding DNA polymerase III subunit beta, translating into MKLRTDLAPLAAAVTDAARALPARPPVPVLAAIRLEATASALSVAAFDYETSAKATVDAEVTTPGTVLVSGRLLADITRTIKGNAPVDLELDGARLVLTSDRIRYTLHTLPLGEYPTLPRPAPAAGTVSGPALAEAVHQVATAAGRDDALPILTGIQAVITDDTIGLAATDRYRFALRSIAWSRAAPTGTTDTVTIPAKSLAEAAKILASDEQIHLTLPADHGVLGLTGHSRTLTLRAMEGRLPDHKALWPTDFTATADFDSADFAHAVKRMALVVERGHAVTLHLTDGDMALSAGTSDDASGRDRIPATTDLLTGAPVSIAFNPGYLLDAVAALNTDRVRLRIVHPAKPALLVPTDEDATALSYLIMPMR; encoded by the coding sequence ATGAAGCTGCGCACCGACCTCGCCCCGCTCGCCGCCGCCGTCACCGACGCCGCCCGGGCCCTGCCCGCCCGGCCCCCCGTACCCGTCCTCGCCGCGATCCGGCTGGAGGCCACCGCCAGCGCCCTGAGCGTCGCCGCCTTCGACTACGAGACCAGCGCCAAGGCCACCGTGGACGCCGAGGTCACCACCCCCGGCACCGTCCTGGTCTCCGGCCGCCTCCTCGCCGACATCACCCGCACGATCAAGGGCAACGCCCCGGTAGACCTCGAACTCGACGGCGCCCGCCTGGTCCTGACCTCCGACCGCATCCGCTACACCCTGCACACACTCCCGCTGGGGGAGTACCCCACCCTGCCCCGCCCCGCCCCGGCCGCCGGGACCGTTTCCGGTCCGGCCCTCGCCGAAGCGGTCCACCAGGTCGCCACCGCCGCCGGACGTGACGATGCCCTGCCGATCTTGACCGGCATCCAAGCCGTGATCACGGACGACACGATCGGCCTTGCCGCCACCGACCGCTACCGCTTCGCGCTCCGCTCCATCGCCTGGAGCCGCGCCGCGCCCACCGGCACCACCGACACCGTCACGATTCCGGCCAAGTCCCTCGCCGAAGCCGCCAAGATCCTCGCCTCCGACGAGCAGATCCACCTCACCCTCCCCGCCGATCACGGCGTCCTCGGCCTGACCGGCCACTCGCGCACGCTCACCCTGCGCGCCATGGAAGGCCGACTGCCGGATCACAAGGCCCTGTGGCCCACCGACTTCACCGCAACCGCCGACTTCGACAGCGCCGACTTCGCCCATGCCGTCAAGCGCATGGCCCTCGTCGTCGAACGCGGCCACGCCGTCACCCTCCACCTCACCGACGGCGACATGGCCCTCAGCGCCGGCACCTCCGATGACGCCTCCGGCCGCGATCGGATCCCCGCCACCACCGATCTGCTCACCGGCGCCCCCGTCTCCATCGCCTTCAACCCCGGCTACCTCCTCGACGCCGTCGCCGCGCTGAACACGGACCGGGTTCGCCTGCGAATCGTCCACCCCGCCAAGCCGGCGCTGCTCGTACCCACCGACGAGGACGCCACGGCGCTGAGCTACCTGATCATGCCGATGCGCTAG
- a CDS encoding IS4 family transposase, with translation MVSVGLLARVYPAGLVDEVLEVCGRVERRSRLLPARLMVYFVLGMALFSPDPYLEVMRKTTFGLRQIGLLGAWREPSKPSIFLARQRLGAEPLRELFTRAAVPLAEPADTWAFWRGLRLMAVDGTCLDLADTAANDEEFGRHGGRPKEGREPYKRAAFPQAKIVGLVECGTHAVIDAVISAYAVHEAPTARDLARSMGPGMLVLGDRGLPGVDLWRAWSDSGADLLLRLANRRYGLAPDRLLPDGSWITTIHGRADHRREHGIEVRALRYHLDDGRETYTLLTTLLDHERYPGPELAALYTERWEIETTFKELKTQQIGAGTVLTSKTPDGILQQIWGHLLVHYALRVHMIEATRVNADALDPDRLSFTTCLRAARRIALMPPADFPPSPTPPTPPDA, from the coding sequence GTGGTCAGCGTTGGGCTGCTGGCGCGGGTGTATCCGGCCGGGCTCGTGGACGAGGTGCTTGAGGTGTGTGGGCGGGTGGAGCGGCGGTCTCGGCTGCTGCCGGCTCGGTTGATGGTGTACTTCGTCCTCGGGATGGCGTTGTTCTCGCCGGACCCGTATCTGGAGGTCATGCGCAAGACGACGTTCGGGCTGCGGCAGATCGGCCTGCTGGGGGCGTGGCGGGAGCCGAGCAAGCCGTCCATCTTCCTGGCACGTCAGCGGCTGGGAGCCGAACCGTTGCGGGAACTGTTCACCCGCGCCGCCGTACCGCTGGCCGAGCCCGCGGACACCTGGGCCTTCTGGCGTGGGCTGCGGCTGATGGCGGTGGACGGCACCTGCCTCGACCTGGCGGACACCGCGGCCAACGACGAGGAGTTCGGCCGACACGGCGGCCGACCGAAGGAGGGCAGGGAGCCCTACAAACGGGCGGCGTTCCCCCAGGCCAAGATCGTGGGACTGGTCGAGTGCGGCACACACGCCGTCATCGACGCGGTGATCAGCGCGTACGCGGTCCACGAGGCGCCCACCGCCCGAGACCTGGCCCGCTCGATGGGCCCGGGCATGCTGGTTCTGGGCGACCGCGGCCTGCCGGGCGTGGACCTGTGGCGGGCCTGGTCGGACTCCGGCGCCGATCTGCTGCTGCGACTGGCGAACAGACGCTACGGACTCGCGCCCGACCGGCTCCTGCCGGACGGCTCCTGGATCACCACGATCCACGGCCGGGCCGACCACCGACGCGAGCACGGCATCGAGGTCCGAGCCCTGCGCTACCACCTTGACGACGGGCGGGAGACCTACACGCTCCTGACCACCCTGCTCGACCACGAGCGGTACCCCGGCCCCGAGTTGGCCGCCCTCTACACCGAGCGGTGGGAGATCGAGACGACCTTCAAGGAGCTCAAGACCCAGCAGATCGGCGCGGGCACCGTCCTGACCAGCAAAACCCCGGACGGAATCCTCCAACAAATCTGGGGCCACCTCCTCGTGCACTACGCCCTGCGCGTGCACATGATCGAAGCCACCCGCGTCAACGCCGACGCTCTCGACCCCGACCGCCTGTCCTTCACCACCTGCCTACGCGCCGCCCGCCGCATCGCCCTGATGCCGCCGGCGGACTTTCCCCCCTCACCGACACCACCCACTCCGCCTGATGCTTGA
- a CDS encoding WhiB family transcriptional regulator has product MTAPERAPWPRLTGSEPCMAPGADPEHWTGSPAQRLKGQEECLVNCPESTRRQCLAWALDHPTHAGPGIWAGTTYTDRRRLRELRAAATK; this is encoded by the coding sequence GTGACCGCCCCCGAGCGCGCCCCGTGGCCGCGGCTGACCGGCAGCGAACCTTGCATGGCGCCCGGTGCCGACCCCGAGCACTGGACGGGCTCTCCGGCGCAGCGCCTGAAGGGGCAGGAGGAGTGCCTCGTGAACTGCCCGGAGTCCACCCGCCGGCAGTGCCTCGCCTGGGCCCTCGACCACCCGACCCACGCTGGACCCGGTATCTGGGCCGGCACCACCTACACCGACCGTCGCCGGCTGCGCGAGCTCCGCGCAGCCGCCACGAAATAG
- a CDS encoding ATP dependent DNA ligase, giving the protein MVLGRYDDTGRLRAVGRTVALRPEQARQVAEHLTAAGPGHPWTGVRFAAAWGSRDFLDAVLVRPEAVAEISADRAVDRGGVFRHPLRFKRLRLDVGAEDVPAFGAGPASATG; this is encoded by the coding sequence CTGGTCCTCGGACGCTACGACGACACCGGCCGCCTCCGGGCGGTAGGCCGAACTGTCGCGCTGCGCCCGGAGCAGGCCCGTCAGGTCGCGGAGCACCTGACCGCCGCCGGCCCCGGGCATCCGTGGACGGGGGTGCGGTTCGCCGCCGCGTGGGGGTCCCGCGATTTCCTGGACGCGGTCCTGGTCCGCCCGGAGGCGGTGGCGGAGATCAGCGCAGACCGGGCTGTGGACCGGGGCGGCGTGTTCCGGCACCCGCTCCGATTCAAGCGGCTGCGCCTGGACGTGGGCGCCGAGGACGTGCCAGCGTTCGGGGCAGGGCCGGCTTCGGCCACCGGATGA
- a CDS encoding competence protein CoiA: protein MGYTAVHQDWGRLDASLDDLGCGRSWRDVHRVSGMELACPECRGRVFARISQHRSRHFYHQARPDNCELANESPEHHRLKRELAMAARAAGWRAELEVAGATGNWRADVMVFDEQGHAFMALEAQLSPMTPDEARMRTERYAADGVAVCWVGPQERPWQRVVPTLRVPFPAEGDRVWQVRHGMASYVWAPRTLKAKAAWVHITCPLGDALKWILEGRVHVHTEPNGTVWWTAPAYQDLAVARARLEACAEASARAAAAEKARRQEEQRRREADARAAALREWRRNAAARSIQAEQERLAELQRLAGFFEHAGIDAAMWRVFTQMVRSTSGKTVVYGDQSPSHGNGLLVYTRPREWSDPLLAGVVCPAPEGLIRWPGNLTILVPGPTWLARIQAAPRPALQVAVLDPVTGRSDFVKVAASHQPEPIQELPRSGPTG, encoded by the coding sequence ATGGGGTACACCGCTGTCCATCAGGACTGGGGCCGGCTGGACGCCTCACTGGACGATCTCGGCTGTGGTCGCTCATGGCGGGACGTCCACCGCGTTTCGGGGATGGAACTGGCCTGTCCGGAATGCCGAGGGCGGGTCTTCGCCCGGATCTCCCAGCATCGCTCCCGGCACTTCTACCACCAGGCGCGCCCGGACAACTGCGAGCTGGCGAACGAGTCGCCGGAGCATCATCGCCTGAAGCGCGAACTGGCGATGGCCGCCAGGGCGGCGGGCTGGCGAGCCGAGCTTGAGGTCGCCGGCGCGACCGGCAACTGGCGGGCCGACGTGATGGTCTTCGACGAGCAGGGCCACGCGTTCATGGCACTGGAGGCGCAGTTGTCGCCCATGACTCCGGACGAGGCGCGGATGCGGACCGAGCGGTATGCCGCGGACGGGGTGGCGGTGTGCTGGGTCGGGCCCCAGGAACGGCCCTGGCAGCGGGTCGTGCCCACGCTGCGTGTGCCCTTTCCGGCAGAGGGTGACCGGGTCTGGCAGGTGCGGCACGGGATGGCCAGCTATGTCTGGGCGCCGCGCACGCTGAAAGCGAAGGCGGCTTGGGTCCACATCACTTGCCCGCTCGGCGATGCCCTCAAGTGGATTCTTGAGGGCCGGGTGCACGTTCACACGGAGCCGAACGGCACGGTGTGGTGGACGGCCCCTGCCTACCAGGACCTGGCGGTCGCCCGCGCCCGCCTGGAAGCCTGTGCGGAAGCCTCCGCGCGAGCAGCCGCTGCGGAGAAGGCTCGGCGCCAGGAAGAGCAACGACGGCGGGAAGCCGACGCCCGGGCCGCCGCCCTCAGGGAGTGGCGTCGCAATGCCGCGGCCCGGTCCATTCAGGCGGAGCAGGAACGGCTGGCCGAGTTGCAACGGCTGGCCGGCTTCTTCGAGCACGCGGGCATCGATGCCGCGATGTGGCGAGTCTTCACGCAGATGGTCCGCTCCACCTCGGGCAAGACGGTCGTCTACGGAGACCAGAGCCCTTCTCATGGCAACGGTCTTCTCGTCTACACCCGGCCGCGGGAATGGAGCGACCCCCTCCTGGCCGGCGTGGTGTGCCCGGCCCCCGAGGGCCTCATCAGATGGCCGGGGAACCTGACGATCTTGGTGCCTGGTCCCACGTGGCTGGCCCGGATACAGGCTGCCCCACGGCCCGCCCTCCAGGTCGCGGTCCTGGACCCTGTGACCGGCCGCAGCGACTTCGTCAAAGTTGCCGCATCGCACCAACCGGAGCCGATCCAGGAGTTACCCCGATCAGGGCCGACAGGCTGA
- a CDS encoding HIT family protein: MKTCVFCSIAAGQAPAAIFREWPDALAIRPRTGGVTDGHVMVLPRVHVADAGADPEVTAAVYRRAAELMAELPAANLITSKGTEATQSVFHLHVHVVPRQEGDNLPLPWTPQHAARAAAQNGASS; this comes from the coding sequence GTGAAGACCTGCGTCTTCTGCTCCATCGCCGCTGGCCAGGCCCCGGCCGCCATCTTCCGGGAATGGCCCGACGCCCTCGCCATCCGACCGCGCACCGGCGGAGTGACCGACGGTCACGTCATGGTCCTGCCGCGCGTTCACGTCGCCGACGCAGGCGCCGACCCGGAGGTGACCGCCGCGGTGTATCGCCGCGCGGCCGAGCTGATGGCGGAGCTCCCCGCCGCCAACCTCATCACCTCGAAGGGAACCGAGGCGACCCAGTCCGTCTTCCACCTGCACGTCCACGTCGTGCCCCGCCAGGAGGGCGACAACCTGCCCCTGCCCTGGACCCCGCAGCACGCTGCCCGCGCCGCCGCGCAGAACGGAGCCTCCTCGTGA
- a CDS encoding DUF6233 domain-containing protein: protein MDLAGGPAWLPPDLERLRTVETLLSVLLDETRVRIAAVEAEERVRADAARYRPPVVEWVIEYGIDAAGRSVLVHTGDCPLVSGRSRPATRAQAVEALRDSIARACAICRVDSALGLLDV from the coding sequence GTGGACCTGGCGGGCGGCCCCGCGTGGCTCCCGCCGGACCTGGAGCGCCTGCGGACGGTGGAGACGCTCCTGTCGGTCCTCCTTGACGAGACCCGGGTCCGGATCGCCGCGGTGGAGGCTGAGGAGCGGGTGCGCGCGGACGCGGCCCGGTACCGGCCGCCGGTGGTGGAGTGGGTCATCGAGTACGGGATCGACGCGGCCGGCCGCTCCGTTCTCGTCCACACCGGTGACTGCCCGCTGGTCTCCGGTCGCTCCCGCCCGGCCACCCGCGCGCAGGCGGTCGAGGCGCTGCGGGACTCGATCGCGCGCGCCTGCGCGATCTGCCGGGTGGACTCCGCCCTGGGTCTCCTTGACGTCTGA
- a CDS encoding helix-turn-helix domain-containing protein, producing the protein MDDTRTRVTPTAERDRSLMERDLAYALATQVFELRRAAGLSQSELAARAGMKQAHVSRFESAQSTPTLSTLLRLADGLGMTLTVDFTTEETP; encoded by the coding sequence ATGGACGACACGCGTACCCGCGTCACCCCGACCGCCGAGCGGGATCGCTCACTCATGGAGCGAGATCTCGCCTACGCCCTGGCCACGCAGGTCTTCGAACTCCGGCGGGCGGCAGGCCTGTCACAAAGCGAGCTCGCCGCTCGGGCGGGCATGAAGCAGGCGCACGTCTCGCGCTTCGAGTCGGCGCAGAGCACCCCCACCCTGTCCACGCTCCTCCGCCTGGCCGACGGCCTCGGGATGACACTCACGGTGGACTTCACGACGGAGGAGACCCCGTGA
- a CDS encoding NUDIX domain-containing protein has translation MMSEYTPVDITPPELQPSALAHHVPNWAEAAPTPTDVHDWDQRRATALVPFELDGRGWPMHPHGRTGRTGRNLGKWGENQAADPIVVAGSGDQRRVLLITRTDIHVEAIPGGMVDPGETAPAALVRELREETGIDLADHHPIVLGRDVVDDWRNSDNAWVASTGALYLLPATVTAVAADDALDANWWPFVSLDQLDAAVIAAGRTLYAAHRPLLQRALDHLAK, from the coding sequence ATGATGAGCGAGTACACCCCCGTGGACATCACGCCGCCGGAGCTTCAGCCGTCGGCACTGGCACACCACGTGCCCAACTGGGCAGAGGCGGCGCCCACACCGACCGATGTGCACGACTGGGACCAGCGCCGGGCGACCGCGCTCGTCCCGTTCGAACTCGACGGGCGAGGCTGGCCGATGCACCCGCACGGTCGCACCGGCCGTACCGGCCGCAACCTCGGGAAGTGGGGCGAGAACCAGGCCGCGGACCCGATCGTCGTCGCGGGCAGCGGCGACCAGCGCCGGGTGCTGCTGATCACTCGGACCGACATCCACGTGGAGGCGATCCCCGGCGGCATGGTCGATCCCGGCGAGACCGCCCCGGCCGCCCTGGTCCGCGAACTGCGAGAGGAAACCGGCATCGATCTGGCCGACCACCACCCGATCGTCCTCGGCCGCGACGTCGTGGACGACTGGCGCAACAGCGACAACGCATGGGTCGCCTCCACCGGCGCGCTGTACCTTCTGCCCGCCACAGTGACCGCCGTCGCGGCCGATGACGCCCTCGACGCCAACTGGTGGCCGTTCGTCTCCCTCGACCAGCTCGACGCCGCGGTTATCGCCGCCGGCCGCACCCTCTACGCCGCGCACCGGCCGCTTCTGCAGCGCGCACTGGACCACCTCGCCAAGTAG
- a CDS encoding DUF6197 family protein, which translates to MPASAAPAAFGPQAPDASTRLLADEVEAWLKKITPAPAAAPAPEQPAPPAGFDIPALAAAGLAEVERSERATAAAQAAARPSLLDRITRRHQRPATRASVHIRRAAAALATGGWCRGELRDATGRHCILGALMAAPADSDTVGRSHIYIRSAMAESAAYAQPTPDYRARMEAQWSREGRDPRSLGRQFDIAVHNNVVAPTVGAVLDLLQRAAEFAERAGD; encoded by the coding sequence ATGCCCGCATCCGCAGCACCCGCCGCCTTCGGCCCCCAGGCTCCCGACGCGAGCACGCGCCTCCTGGCCGACGAGGTCGAAGCCTGGCTCAAGAAGATCACCCCGGCCCCCGCGGCCGCCCCGGCCCCCGAACAGCCCGCGCCTCCTGCCGGATTCGACATTCCCGCCCTGGCGGCCGCCGGCCTCGCCGAGGTCGAGCGCAGCGAACGAGCCACCGCCGCCGCCCAGGCGGCCGCACGCCCCTCCCTGCTCGACCGGATCACCCGCCGCCACCAGCGCCCGGCGACCCGGGCCAGCGTGCACATCCGCCGGGCCGCCGCCGCGCTGGCCACCGGCGGATGGTGCCGCGGGGAGCTGCGTGACGCCACCGGCCGGCACTGCATTCTCGGCGCCCTCATGGCCGCCCCGGCCGACAGCGACACGGTCGGTCGCTCCCACATCTACATCCGCTCCGCGATGGCCGAATCGGCCGCGTACGCCCAGCCGACGCCCGACTACCGCGCCCGCATGGAGGCGCAGTGGAGCCGGGAGGGCCGCGACCCGCGGTCTCTGGGTCGCCAGTTCGACATCGCCGTGCACAACAACGTGGTCGCCCCGACGGTCGGCGCCGTCCTCGACCTCCTGCAGCGGGCCGCCGAGTTCGCCGAGCGCGCGGGGGACTGA